The nucleotide sequence ATGAAGTGAGCAAATTAATCCAGGAATTTTATCAGAGTGTCGGCCTTCTTGGAGGGCGAGTGTTGGAGGAACTGAATCATGAAGAATAATAAGCTGGTAATGATTATGTCGGTCATGCTGGTAGCCATATTGCTCGTGGGAACGATAGCAGTCGTAGCGGTTATGAAGCTTACGGCTGAGGATGATGAAAAAGAACCAAGCATCGATGAGGTGTTGGAAGCTTCTGTAGACATTCCCGAGGTTACGACGAACTTGGCATCAAATGATTTTATAAAGATTTCATTTAAGATTGAAACAGACGGCAAAAAAGCAAAAGAAGAGTTGCAAAAGAGAGATTTCCAGGTGAAAAATCTGATTATTTATGAACTATCCGAGAAAAAGGCTGAAGAGCTGCAAGGCAAGGAAGGCAAGATGAACCTTG is from Mesobacillus boroniphilus and encodes:
- the fliL gene encoding flagellar basal body-associated protein FliL; protein product: MKNNKLVMIMSVMLVAILLVGTIAVVAVMKLTAEDDEKEPSIDEVLEASVDIPEVTTNLASNDFIKISFKIETDGKKAKEELQKRDFQVKNLIIYELSEKKAEELQGKEGKMNLEETLKAKLNDLMLDGKIKKVYITGSLLQ